One segment of Cryptococcus neoformans var. grubii H99 chromosome 2, complete sequence DNA contains the following:
- a CDS encoding enoyl reductase, with product MHRVWNPSAIKVVTQPTGISALSISPPGALSGCDCADTVIKLGPNLNTPLKIGDKVAGCISGGSSTVEGSYAQYAVVESDMCFVVPEECLWRRGDVLGLVSGNPWYIIYGPSTSVGLFPTSLGKALGYRVLGICSPHSFSLVKSYSADVTIDYHNQSQAISEALDLAGISNGVFVTLTKYGIEPNPIKIRDGFKDIGTGLEDLKMCFYNKNGKVSGQKLVLQVS from the exons ATGCACAGGGTGTGGAACCCGTCGGCTATAAAGGTAGT AACCCAACCGACTGGAATAAGcgccctctccatctcccctCCCGGCGCCCTCAGCGGCTGCGACTGCGCCGACACCGTCATCAAACTCGGACCCAACCTCAACACCCCGCTCAAAATCGGGGACAAGGTCGCAGGGTGCATCAGCGGTGGATCTTCCACTGTCGAAGGGTCGTACGCTCAATACgcggtggtggagagtgATATGTGTTTTGTCGTACCGGAGGAATGCCTTTGGAGGAGGGGCGACGTTTTGGGATTGG TGTCCGGGAACCCGTGGTATATCATCTACGGCCCTTCAACCTCGGTCGGCTTATTCCCTACATCCCTCGGCAAAGCTCTAGGTTACCGCGTCCTTGGCATCTGTTCTCCCCACTCTTTCTCGCTTGTCAAATCGTACAGTGCCGACGTTACTATCGATTACCACAATCAATCCCAAGCCATCTCAGAGGCATTGGATTTGGCAGG GATTTCAAATGGGGTCTTCGTGACTCTGACAAAGTATGGGATCGAGCCGAACCCTATCAAGATTAGAGATGGTTTTAAAGATATAGGAACAGGGCTGGAAGATTTAAAGATGTGTTTTTATAACAAG AATGGAAAAGTTTCTGGACAAAAGCTCGTGCTCCAAGTCTCATAG
- a CDS encoding heat shock transcription factor, protein MTTNLYAIAGPSKPTTPTSTPSPRSEPPSPLKSLTSLPTNPLNPQGTSTSNALTNQSSSTGIGISKPGLSVDENGEVMKVPAFLNKLYTMVSDPEVDDLIYWGENGDSFFVPNAELFGRELLPRWFKHSNFSSFVRQLNMYGFHKVPHLQSGALKNETPIELWEFANPYFKRGQPQLLTKVTRKNNRLSNSGVGSSSSLGGSGAGGGMNTRSASAAAASGSGSGQIQQAISQGHEAGNHSTSGKYLITDGTTPGSAPPSHTSAGPLIAPQTLDLSAINSGIAAIRQTQASIATDLRKLQASNEALWRQAYETQEKQRKHEETIDLIVSFLERLFGTEGEGLKGLKEAMRRGVGVRRDRDGREGRDSRDARFADDDDGGQKKRRRVGLDRMIEGGSGDGTGEHGEIESPSSDDRLVEIGSNSEYSIPSVKRTSSSSHPLSLGQLGSSRFTALPSEDPSPSGSGLGSTPYEGLRTTQASAHGAGADVNVTDPTLGMNHLSPLSDTDPLLPSSSNALAPYTSHPSFPSSNPNPSSAWAFNPSQPLLSPTSAVAAAHAYNLDPSLLQTTIGSLLQSPAVAQMFLKSLSASAQGQALTSHSHPHNPSLLNPNPNGNASTSASASAHDMNTEGLGTGSGTKDLDPTLALFSPLPSHSSLASQSNDLLKSYNDALTVGEGVDNLQESIDSLVRSMGLDLPNGGSSSVGVDVGDGSGVGTGTGEGDGEFNVDEFLQGLAKEGEGEEGEREVGGDGDASSSGAGAENGRKEDVIAQSGLK, encoded by the exons ATGACCACAAATCTATACGCTATAGCAGGCCCCTCAAAACCCACAACCCCAACATCGACCCCTTCTCCACGCTCTGAACCGCCTTCACCGCTCAAATCACTTACATCACTCCCAACAAACCCGCTCAACCCGCAAGGCACGTCTACCTCCAACGCACTTACAAATCAGTCGTCAAGCACAGGAATAGGAATATCTAAACCGGGTCTAAGCGTGgatgaaaatggagaagtTATGAAGGTGCCCGCATTCTTGAACAAGCTGTATACGATGGTCAGTGATCCCGAGGTGGACGACTTGATTTACTGGGGAGAGAATGGGGATTCATTTTTTG TGCCGAATGCAGAGCTATTCGGGAGGGAACTCTTACCGAGATGGTTTAAGCATTCCAACTTTTCAAGCTTTGTCCGTCAACTCAACATGTATGGGTTTC ACAAAGTCCCCCACCTTCAGTCTGGCGCCCTGAAAAATGAAACGCCCATCGAATTATGGGAGTTCGCAAACCCCTATTTCAAACGCGGCCAACCCCAGCTTCTTACCAAAGTCACTCGCAAAAACAACCGACTTTCAAACTCTGGTGTTggatcttcatcttccctcgGAGGTAGcggagcaggaggaggaatgaATACCCGCTCTgcatctgctgctgctgcctctGGCTCTGGTTCCGGACAAATCCAACAAGCCATCAGTCAAGGCCATGAAGCTGGTAACCATTCCACTTCAGGGAAATACCTTATCACAGACGGTACCACCCCTGGCTCTGCCCCTCCCTCGCACACCTCCGCCGGTCCACTCATCGCCCCTCAAACCCTCGATCTTTCGGCAATCAACTCTGGTATCGCCGCCATACGCCAAACCCAAGCTTCCATTGCTACCGATCTGCGCAAACTTCAGGCATCTAACGAAGCGCTTTGGAGGCAGGCATATGAAACGCAGGAGAAGCAACGGAAACATGAAGAGACGATTGATTTGATTGTAAGCTTTTTGGAGAGGTTGTTTGGGACGGAAGGGGAGGGATTGAAGGGGTTGAAGGAGGCGATGAGAAGGGGAGTTGGAGTAAGAAGGGATAGGGATGGGAGAGAAGGCAGGGATTCAAGAGATGCGAGGTTTgcggatgatgacgatgggggacagaagaagagaaggagggtagGACTCGATAGGATGATTGAAGGTGGCTCTGGTGATGGAACAGGCGAACACGGTGAGATTGAAAGCCCATCATCAGACGACCGCCTCGTCGAGATCGGATCCAACTCGGAATATTCCATCCCATCTGTCAAACgtacctcctcttcctcccaccCACTTTCCCTCGGTCAACTGGGTTCCTCCCGATTTACCGCGCTGCCTTCCGAagatccttctccttcaggcTCTGGATTAGGATCAACACCTTATGAAGGTCTTCGCACCACACAGGCTAGCGCTCATGGAGCTGGGGCTGACGTCAATGTGACCGACCCGACATTAGGCATGAACCATCTCTCCCCCCTATCCGATACCGACCCCCTCCTcccgtcatcatccaacgCCCTCGCCCCATACACCTCTcacccctccttcccttcctccaaccCTAATCCATCTTCCGCATGGGCCTTCAACCCTTCCCAACCTTTACTCTCACCAACATCCGCCGTAGCTGCCGCACACGCATATAACCTCGATCCTTCTTTGCTTCAAACCACGATTGGGAGTCTACTCCAAAGTCCTGCCGTTGCCCAAATGTTTTTGAAATCATTGAGCGCCAGTGCGCAAGGTCAGGCTCTGACTTCGCACTCTCATCCCCATAACCCATCTCTGCTGAACCCGAACCCGAACGGCAATGCTTCCACCTCGGCCTCCGCCTCTGCCCATGACATGAACACCGAAGGTTTGGGAACAGGATCAGGAACCAAAGACCTCGACCCAACTCTCGCCCTCTTTTCCCCACTTCCGTCCCATTCCTCTCTCGCCTCCCAATCCAACGACCTCTTGAAATCCTACAATGACGCCCTCACAGTCGGAGAAGGGGTTGACAATTTACAAGAGAGTATCGATAGTCTTGTGAGGAGCATGGGGTTGGATTTGCCTAATGGTGGATCATCTTCTGTGGGTGTCGATGTCGGTGACGGGAGTGGAGTTGGGACAGGGACaggggagggagatggagagttTAATGTGGATGAGTTCTTGCAGGGCTTGGcgaaggaaggggaaggggaagaaggggaaagggaagtaggaggagatggggatgcGTCAAGCTCAGGTGCAGGCGCAgaaaatggaaggaaagaagatgtaaTTGCCCAAAGTGGACTCAAATAG
- a CDS encoding kynurenine 3-monooxygenase, with translation MTSVSLARHVLIVGGGIGGPSLAIALARRNIRSTIYEIRPFASNEGGALIISPNALCVLDKILGMKDEVLNAGYQYDNINIYSSDGQWLGAMVNGDKDNWGYRAVRVTRTALHNRLLDQCHAMGGLVNIEYGKVCEKVEEGEHSVKVYFADGTHGEGDILIGADGIYSKVREQLLGPASPSPFYEGLVGLWATTPCSAINIPPSMTLPAAIYTPPGLLLLFPIDPSGETIGWIAQRSSPERSKEGWKVYETSGDCVRATKADYEGINYEPAKSLIASLEDGQGKVWPPYSIPDIPTWHSKRICLIGDAAHAIPPSAGQGASQAIEDAGLLARLLAHEPAVEKGYESLFEYFEKTRRMRFQSIRSLTRQSSASRFELKGPVGWWFRKWSIWMFLRVLGSKGYYRDAKLMGYDITQEKIDF, from the exons ATGACATCGGTTTCGCTTGCCAGACATGTGCTCATCGTAGGAGGCGGCATTGGTGGTCCTTCTCTAGCCATCGCCCTCGCACGCCGTAATATCCGATCGACGATCTATGAAATCCGTCCTTTCGCAAGTAATGAAGGCGGGGCGCTCATTATCTCTCCTAACGCCCTCTGCGTGCTCGACAAAATCCTAGGCATGAAAGATGAAGTCCTTAATGCTGGTTATCAGTATGACAATATCAATATATACTCCAGCGATGGCCAGTGGTTAGGGGCAATGGTCAATGGAGATAAAGATAATTGGGGATATAGGGCGGTGAGGGTTACCCGCACAGCGCTGCATAATCGGCTGCTTGACCAGTGTCACGCGATGGGGGGGTTGGTAAACATTGAGTATGGCAAAGTGTGTgagaaggtggaagaaggggagcaTAGTGTGAAAGTTTATTTCGCTGATGGTACACACGGCGAAG GGGATATTCTCATCGGTGCAGACGGCATTTACTCCAAAGTCCGTGAACAGCTTCTAGGTCCAgcatccccttctcctttttacGAAGGCCTCGTCGGTCTATGGGCTACCACCCCCTGCTCCGCGATCAACATCCCTCCCAGTATGACTCTCCCAGCAGCCATCTACACCCCTCccggccttcttctcctctttcccatcGACCCCTCCGGCGAAACCATTGGATGGATCGCCCAGCGTTCATCCCCGGAACGATCGAAAGAGGGCTGGAAAGTGTACGAAACTAGCGGGGATTGTGTGAGAGCCACCAAGGCGGATTATGAAGGGATAAACTACGAACCTGCGAAGAGTCTAATAGCGAGTCTAGAAGATGGTCAAGGAAAGGTGTGGCCACCGTATAGTATACCCGATATCCCAACGTGGCACAGTAAACGAATCTGCCTGATTGGCGATGCGGCGCATGCGATCCCTCCTTCGGCGGGACAGGGGGCATCACAGGCAATCGAAGATGCCGGACTTCTCGCGCGCTTGCTTGCACATGAACCAGCGGTAGAGAAGGGGTATGAGTCATTGTTCGAGTAttttgagaagacgagaagaatgagatTTCAGTCGATAAGATCGTTGACGAGGCAGAGCAGTGCGTCGAGGTTTGAATTGAAGGGTCCTGTGGGGTGGTGGTTCAGAAAGTGGTCGATCTGGATGTTTTTGAGGGTGTTGGGTTCGAAAGGGTATTATAGGGATGCGAAGCTAATGGGGTATGATATCACCCAAGAGAAGATTGATTTTTGA
- a CDS encoding metacaspase, giving the protein MSDYGDEHYQSGEREVEYRDEDDERGYERYESPPRSPARSSSNSSKSSSSSSSGAGGESRHGDHSEEEERYSDENYRSQQESNNFGNAAAMGIVTGMMGNLMGSRNGASNREAGGNYYPASSGQYRNGYNGYQNGYQQLVYRQNGYGQESYGQQQQGYGENEYCDGGYGGNYPHPGPPPQQYEPTNAGYAPPPAPYSGQQQHYGGYRANESDDGRPHPQHFGPEFRDSQTGEVAQAFFEYSRCNGRRKALLIGINYIGSSAQLAGCINDVHNVQKFITERYGYQLDDIVMLTDDINDARTMPTRDNIIKAMKWLVGGAQRDDALFFHYSGHGTQTEDTDGDEQDGQDEGEFSSRFYHELLVRPLPSGCRLTAIFDSCHSATVMDLPYVYATDGTVKEPDLLAEASEGLLGTGMDILRGDTGGIMSSLFGAAKSAWAANKAEEKTKKTKTSPADVVMWSGCKDNQTSADTQEDGEATGAMSYAFISALNKRPNQSYQELLIAIRDEMRGKYTQKPQLSACHPIDTSLQFVA; this is encoded by the exons ATGTCTGACTACGGAGACGAACACTACCAATCGGGAGAGCGTGAGGTCGAATAcagagatgaagacgacgagCGTGGGTATGAAAGATACGAGTCGCCGCCCCGCTCTCCGGCTCGCAGTAGCAGTAACAGCAGTAAAAGCAgtagcagcagcagtagcGGCGCTGGCGGCGAAAGTCGTCATGGCGATCActccgaagaagaagaacgttACAGTGATGAGAACTATCGTTCGCAACAGGAATCAAACAA TTTTGGCAACGCAGCAGCCATGGGCAT TGTGACCGGAATGATGGGCAATTTGATGGGCAGTAGAAATGGGGCATCCAATCGCGAGGCCGGAGGCAACTATTATCCAGCATCTTCTGGACA GTATCGGAACGGCTACAACGGCTATCAGAATGGTTACCAGCAACTGGTTTACCGTCAGAATGGCTATGGACAAGAAAGTTATGGccaacagcagcaaggcTATGGAGAGAACGAATACTGTGATGGAGGATACGGCGGTAATTACCCTCACCCTGgacctcctcctcagcaATACGAGCCGAC TAATGCAGGGTACgcccctcctccagctccttATTCCGGTCAACAGCAACATTATGGCGGCTACCGTGCAAATGAAAGCGACGATGGAAGGCCTCACCCTCAGCATTTCGGCCCTGAATTCCGTGACAGTCAAACTGGAGAAGTTGCGCAGGCCTTCTTTGAGTATTCGAGATGTAACGGCAGGAGGAAGGCTCTTCTT ATCGGTATAAACTATATTGGATCCAGTGCTCAGCTCGCTGGCTGTATCAACGACGTCCACAATGTCCAAAAGTTTATCACAGAGCGATATGGATATCAGCTTGACGACATTGTTATGCTCACCGATGATATAAATGATGCGAGAACTATGCCGACAAGGGACAACATAATCAAAGCGATGAAATGGCTTGTTGGTGGAGCTCAGAGGGATGATGCTTTGTTCTTTCATTA TTCTGGGCATGGAACCCAGACGGAGGATACGGATGGCGATGAGCAAGATGGCCAGGATGAGG GAGAGTTTTCATCTCGTTTTTA TCACGAGCTCCTTGTtcgccctcttccttcgGGTTGTCGCCTTACAGCGATCTTCGATTCTTGTCACTCTGCAACCGTCATGGATTTACCTTACGTT TACGCCACCGACGGCACTGTCAAAGAGCCTGATCTTCTAGCAGAAGCTTCTGAGGGTCTTCTTGGTACCGGTATGGATATTCTTCGAGGAGATACCGGAGGGATCATGTCGAGCTTGTTTGGAGCCGCGAAAAGCGCGTGGGCTGCCAATAAAGCGGAAgaaaagacgaagaagaccaAGACGAGCCCTGCGGACGTTGTCATGTGGTCGGGGTGTAAGGACAACCAGACT AGCGCGGATACTcaggaagatggtgaggCGACTGGAGCCATGTCCTAC GCATTTATCTCCGCTCTCAACAAACGACCTAATCAGAGCTACCAAGAGTTGCTCATCGCGATTCGAGATGAGATGAGGGGTAAGTATACTCAGAAACCTCAGCTTTCTGCTTGTCACC CGATTGATACGAGCTTGCAGTTCGTTGCGTGA